A window of Chryseobacterium aquaeductus genomic DNA:
TCAAAAGCGCGATCCAGTTCTTTCACTGCTTCCTCTTTTTTTCCGGCATCCAAAAGTGATTCTGAATAATAAATACTTAAAAGTCTATCTTGATCTTTATTAATTCCGTCACTTTTTAATTTATTAAAAATTTGATCAGATTTATAATAATCTTTAAGCTGGGCATATGCCAAACCCTCATAAACTCTGGCTAAAGGAAGTCTTTTGTCTTCCTTCATGTGGGTAAAAACATAGTTCAGTGCATCGAGTGCCTGTCGAGATTTTCCCTGATAAATTCTGGACTGTACAAGAATGATGTACGCATCAAAAATGGTTTTATTCTGCTCCTCTCCTTTTCTGATCACCGAATATTTTCCGATCGCTTTTAGAGCTTTGGCTTCAGCAATTTCGAGTGTAGATGCACCTTTGTTATCTTGAGGATTGTTTTGGTCTTGTGGCATTCCCGGCATTGCCCCGGGTCCGTTTGGTGGCATTCCGGGAGCACTTCTTCCACCTGCGGCAGGTGATGATCTGTTGACTTCTGCCATTTTCATAGAATTTTCTGCAAAAGCTGAGGACTGCCCAAGATCACTTCCTATCGGTTGCTCTTCGTAGGTAAGAATAGGAATGTATGGCGCATAAAAATTATCTTTGTGAGCTTTGTCTCTGTCTGTAAACTCACTGTTCAACGCATTTTTCGCATTAAAAAGTGTGTTATAGTATGTGTTAAATCCTTTTAAAAACTTTGATCGGGCTTCCGGTTTTTTTACTTTCGTACCACAAGAAACAACGATAATCGCCGCCAAAAGGAATATAATATTCTTTTTCATTATTTAATATAACTCGCTAATCTGCTTTTTATTATCAAAGCATTTTGATGATTCTGTAAAAATAATAAAATTTTGTGGGTAAATTATTTATATTTCCTTTAAAATTTTGTAAACCAAATGGGTCGGCAATCCCATAATCGTGTAAAAACTGCCATTCATTTTTTTAATTTTAGCCATGCCCAGCCATTCCTGGATGCCGTAGCTTCCGGCTTTATCGAAAGGTTTGTAGTTTTGGATGTAAAAATCTATTTCCTTTTCAGAAATTTCGTCAAATTCTACATCGGCTAGATCCGTTTCTGTAATGGTTTTATTTAAACTTTTAATGGAAATTCCTGTGTAAACCTGATGTGTTCTTCCAGAAAGTTTCTGCAGCATATTTCTGGCATCGGCTTCATCTTTTGGTTTTCCCAAAATTTGATTGTCAAATGCCACCACGGTATCTGCTGTGAGTAAAACCTCGTCTTGTTCTAATTTTCTGAAAGCATTTGCTTTTAATTCAGATAAATAAGCAGCGGCATTTTCTATGTTTATATTTTCGGGTAAAATTTCTTCACAATCGATTTTTACCACTTCAAAATCAAACCCTAAGCTTGAAAGTAATTCTTTTCTTCTCGGAGATTGTGATGCTAAAAGTATTTTCATCATTAAATTTTAAACAGATTGTGTGTTGTCATCATGCCATTTTCCCTGTACTTTCATCACTTGTTCTATCACATCGCGTACTGCCCCACTTCCACCCTTCTTTTCAGAAATGTAGTCTGCTATATTTTTAATCTCAGGAACAGCGTTTTCCGGACAGGTAGAAATTGCTGAATTCTGCATCATGTGAATATCCGGAAGATCATCTCCCATCGTTAGAATTTCTTCGTTGGTAAGATTATATTTCGTTTTAAAATCTTCATAATCAATCATTTTATCGTGCGATTTTGCGTAATAATCTTCTATTCCCAGATAGTTGATACGGTGTCTTACCATCTCGTCATTTCCACCGGTGATCACTCCTATTAAATAATTATTTTTTAATGCTTTCACTACCGCATATCCGTCCAGAACATTCATCACTCTGCTCATATTTCCGCCGGGCATCAGATATACGCTGCCGTCAGTGAAAACTCCGTCTACATCAAACACAAATGCTTTTATATCTTTTAATTTCTTTTTATAACTCATACATATTTTTAATAGAATGATTCATCGTTTTATAAATCTCGAGACTTTCGTCTTTCAGTAATTGTTCGTGCAATTC
This region includes:
- a CDS encoding Maf family protein, whose amino-acid sequence is MKILLASQSPRRKELLSSLGFDFEVVKIDCEEILPENINIENAAAYLSELKANAFRKLEQDEVLLTADTVVAFDNQILGKPKDEADARNMLQKLSGRTHQVYTGISIKSLNKTITETDLADVEFDEISEKEIDFYIQNYKPFDKAGSYGIQEWLGMAKIKKMNGSFYTIMGLPTHLVYKILKEI
- a CDS encoding KdsC family phosphatase; translation: MSYKKKLKDIKAFVFDVDGVFTDGSVYLMPGGNMSRVMNVLDGYAVVKALKNNYLIGVITGGNDEMVRHRINYLGIEDYYAKSHDKMIDYEDFKTKYNLTNEEILTMGDDLPDIHMMQNSAISTCPENAVPEIKNIADYISEKKGGSGAVRDVIEQVMKVQGKWHDDNTQSV